The following are encoded in a window of Allosphingosinicella indica genomic DNA:
- a CDS encoding TadE/TadG family type IV pilus assembly protein: protein MRRLLRDQRGTTLAMMTAGLFPAIAAVGSAVDLGRVFLVRSQMQAGVDAAALAGARSFGVTDASRVDSRDQQVNAYFRENFPDDFLGSGEIKPKPTFNTVRGINVTRVDASTDLKMVFMQIFGVKPKKISVVAVAELQPKPLEVMVVLDDTGSMQTKLGSRSRMAALQDAMYDFINILHQGSEQRKELALGMVTYTVTTNVGGILKSAGVPIENRDGFINVGSYTGGVSSFPDNPLGWKGCVENDKTVRDVGNTATVFEDGAWDVDKYLPGETDAKGVVRDNARPYHYPPSTNSNGSFVTTAKVATDYRASHANTDTSDGRRNNLYYLHTAGNMAGGEALANAPAYRQHFYDMYIGLNANASNPADDVIVKNDGTDGYYAPGSGPGWKVKYSRIPYITDTRDWSFANPKYGYPTATGYTLKMTTPNWQCPEPSMDVQYNRPKSDYTNYIRDKNYPLMPASGTLHHIGMLWGYRLLTRDDRFTRVNPVPSERPLRALVFMTDGDTQANGDAMWYGSYGSLREKRITNSTDANTFKTQIMRRFAKVCENAKRDGIAVYIVSLLPAPGGTRDYFRGCAGSNYLETDSAETIKNAFQQIAVDLVDLHLVQ, encoded by the coding sequence TTGCGTCGCCTGCTGCGCGATCAGCGCGGTACCACCCTCGCGATGATGACCGCGGGCCTGTTTCCGGCCATTGCTGCCGTCGGCTCCGCGGTCGATCTCGGGCGCGTCTTTCTCGTGCGCAGTCAAATGCAGGCGGGCGTCGACGCCGCTGCTTTGGCCGGCGCGCGATCGTTCGGCGTGACCGACGCGTCTCGCGTCGATTCCCGCGACCAGCAGGTGAATGCCTATTTCCGGGAGAATTTCCCGGACGATTTCCTGGGTTCAGGGGAGATCAAGCCCAAGCCCACCTTCAACACCGTGCGCGGGATCAACGTCACGCGGGTCGATGCCAGTACCGACTTGAAGATGGTCTTCATGCAGATCTTCGGCGTCAAGCCGAAGAAGATCAGCGTGGTGGCGGTGGCGGAGCTCCAGCCCAAGCCGCTCGAGGTCATGGTCGTCCTCGACGACACCGGATCGATGCAGACGAAGCTCGGCAGCAGAAGCCGCATGGCCGCGCTCCAGGACGCGATGTACGACTTCATCAACATCCTCCACCAGGGGTCCGAACAGCGCAAGGAACTGGCGCTCGGCATGGTGACCTATACGGTGACGACCAATGTCGGCGGCATTTTAAAGTCCGCCGGGGTGCCGATCGAAAATCGCGACGGTTTCATCAACGTCGGCAGCTATACCGGAGGCGTCAGCAGCTTCCCGGACAATCCGCTGGGCTGGAAGGGTTGTGTCGAGAATGACAAGACCGTGCGCGACGTCGGCAACACCGCGACGGTGTTCGAGGACGGCGCTTGGGACGTCGACAAATATCTTCCAGGCGAGACTGACGCGAAGGGCGTCGTGCGGGACAACGCGCGGCCCTACCATTATCCGCCGAGCACCAATTCGAACGGCTCGTTCGTCACCACGGCGAAGGTCGCGACCGATTATCGGGCGAGCCATGCGAACACCGATACAAGCGACGGGCGCCGCAACAACCTCTATTATCTTCACACCGCGGGCAACATGGCCGGGGGCGAGGCGCTCGCCAATGCGCCGGCCTACCGGCAGCATTTCTACGACATGTATATCGGGCTCAACGCAAATGCGTCGAACCCGGCGGACGACGTCATCGTCAAGAATGACGGGACCGACGGCTATTATGCGCCCGGCTCCGGCCCCGGCTGGAAGGTAAAATATTCGCGCATCCCGTATATAACCGACACGCGCGACTGGTCCTTCGCCAACCCGAAATACGGCTATCCGACCGCCACCGGCTACACGCTCAAGATGACGACGCCCAACTGGCAGTGCCCGGAGCCGTCGATGGACGTGCAGTATAACCGGCCGAAGTCCGACTATACCAATTACATTCGCGACAAGAATTATCCGCTGATGCCGGCCAGCGGCACGCTGCATCATATCGGCATGCTCTGGGGCTACCGGCTGCTCACGCGCGACGATCGCTTCACCCGCGTCAACCCGGTGCCGTCCGAGCGGCCACTTCGCGCGCTTGTGTTCATGACCGATGGCGACACCCAGGCCAATGGTGATGCCATGTGGTACGGCTCCTACGGGTCACTCCGCGAGAAGCGCATCACCAACAGCACGGACGCGAACACCTTCAAGACGCAGATCATGCGCCGCTTCGCAAAGGTCTGCGAGAATGCGAAGCGTGATGGCATCGCCGTCTATATCGTGTCGCTGCTGCCGGCACCGGGCGGGACGCGCGATTATTTCCGCGGCTGTGCCGGCTCCAACTATCTCGAGACGGACTCCGCGGAGACGATCAAGAACGCCTTCCAGCAAATCGCGGTCGACCTCGTCGACCTCCACCTGGTGCAATGA
- a CDS encoding TadE/TadG family type IV pilus assembly protein → MTMRRLHRLFAHKHGIAAVEFAVLAPVMALLIASTVEAGQIMMIRTTLEGAVGEAARAAIADLALSDDDRDTAMRAYIGKRMSPYNMVEGGELEIETKVFRTFGSAYPEAYQDLNGNGQYDPPTESFPGEPFDDRNRNATRDLAVPVEGKLGGPGDVVAYTAVFPARVYFGFLSGIFGKDGGFTVRASAVVRNEPVVKAATL, encoded by the coding sequence ATGACGATGCGTCGCCTCCACCGGCTCTTCGCCCACAAGCACGGCATCGCCGCAGTAGAGTTCGCCGTCCTCGCGCCGGTCATGGCGTTGCTGATTGCGAGCACGGTCGAGGCCGGCCAGATCATGATGATCCGCACCACCCTGGAGGGCGCGGTCGGCGAAGCCGCAAGGGCGGCGATCGCCGACCTCGCGCTGTCCGACGATGATCGCGATACCGCGATGCGCGCCTACATCGGCAAGCGCATGTCGCCCTACAATATGGTCGAAGGCGGCGAACTCGAGATCGAAACCAAGGTCTTCCGCACCTTCGGCAGCGCGTATCCGGAGGCGTATCAGGATTTGAACGGCAACGGGCAGTATGATCCGCCGACCGAAAGCTTCCCGGGCGAGCCTTTCGACGATCGCAACCGCAATGCGACGCGCGATCTTGCCGTGCCGGTCGAGGGCAAGCTCGGCGGCCCCGGCGACGTCGTGGCTTACACCGCCGTATTCCCAGCCCGGGTCTATTTCGGGTTTCTTTCGGGCATATTCGGCAAGGATGGCGGCTTCACCGTCCGCGCGAGCGCCGTCGTCCGGAACGAGCCGGTCGTCAAGGCGGCGACACTTTGA